Proteins encoded together in one Entomobacter blattae window:
- a CDS encoding DNA polymerase III subunit chi — protein sequence MTDSLQKTVQAGFYHLTRTGVKQALPLLLGKVLAGRQRAVVRCRDSQLLKALDLALWEAEQPFWLPHGLQGQSYPELSPIWLTVGKDVPNKAACLFLVDGADFFSYPALERIFVVFEDHNVQAVEMARGLWQFFKDNAIQPTYWYQDEKGWKQRQ from the coding sequence ATGACAGACTCTTTGCAAAAGACAGTCCAGGCCGGTTTTTACCACCTGACCCGCACTGGGGTTAAACAGGCCTTACCGCTTTTGTTAGGGAAAGTGCTCGCTGGTCGACAAAGAGCAGTGGTGAGATGCCGAGATTCTCAGTTGCTGAAAGCGTTGGATTTAGCCCTGTGGGAAGCCGAGCAGCCATTTTGGCTTCCCCATGGTTTGCAGGGGCAAAGCTATCCGGAGCTTTCTCCCATATGGCTTACTGTTGGCAAGGATGTGCCGAATAAAGCAGCGTGTCTTTTTCTGGTTGATGGAGCGGATTTCTTTTCCTATCCTGCGCTGGAACGTATTTTTGTTGTTTTTGAAGACCACAATGTCCAGGCTGTCGAGATGGCAAGGGGACTATGGCAATTTTTTAAAGACAATGCTATTCAGCCCACTTATTGGTACCAAGACGAAAAGGGGTGGAAACAACGCCAATAG